The uncultured Eubacteriales bacterium region CGGCGGGATCAATGGGACTACCGGCGCCCTTTGCAAGGAAGCGGGCGCGGAGTGCCTGGTCGCCGGCAGCTACGTATTTTGCAACGACATCGAGCGGTCCATTCAATCCCTGAAGTAGCCCAAGTGGCAGTTACATCGTTCTTAGAGTTTATTAACGGAGACGATCATCTTTGGAATTTGTTTTTATCAGCGACAAGGCCGACAATTGGGAAGACGCGATCGTAAAGACATCAAGGGCGCTTTTCGATGCGGGATTTGTGACCGAGGAGTTCGGCAGCCAGTGTATCAAGAGGGAGCGTGAATACCCCACGGGATTGGGCACGCAGATCCCCATCGCCATTCCCCACACGGATTCGGCGTTCGTCCACACCTCCGCGATCTGCGTGCTGGCGCTTGAAAGCCAGGTGCCCTTCATCAACATGGAGGATTCGGAGAGCGAAGTGCCGGTGGAGTATGTGCTCAATCTGGCGATCAAGGACGGCAAGAATCAAGTAACAATTTTAAATAAGGTACTGCAGGTGTTCAACAGGGAAGGACTTCCCGAGCAGCTGGAGCGCAA contains the following coding sequences:
- a CDS encoding putative Phosphoenolpyruvate-dependent sugar phosphotransferase system, EIIA 2 (Evidence 3 : Function proposed based on presence of conserved amino acid motif, structural feature or limited homology), which codes for MEFVFISDKADNWEDAIVKTSRALFDAGFVTEEFGSQCIKREREYPTGLGTQIPIAIPHTDSAFVHTSAICVLALESQVPFINMEDSESEVPVEYVLNLAIKDGKNQVTILNKVLQVFNREGLPEQLERKGNGYLKELIMQAFVNAPTTAKEAD